A portion of the Pseudarthrobacter defluvii genome contains these proteins:
- the aceB gene encoding malate synthase A, with translation MNSFTDNFTINGITLTAQPICRQDEVLTPDALSFIAKLHRATAERRQELLQARRARRADIAAGADPRFLRETEHIRNDPSWRVAPPAPGLEDRRVEITGPVDKKMTINALNSGAKVWLADMEDSSTPTWRNVIKGQLNLTDALERRIDFTSEEGKEYKLRPAGDLPTIVVRPRGWHLPEKHMLIDGQPIAGGIVDFGLFFFHNARRLLAQGKGPYFYLPKIENHLEARLWNDIFILAQDLLGIPQGTIRATVLIETITAAFEMEEILYELRDHAAGLNAGRWDYIFSIIKNFRTRGPRFVMPDRSQVTMTAPFMRAYTEQLVRACHKRGAMAIGGMAAAVPNRKDPEANANALEKVRADKTREANDGFDGSWVAHPDLVPICREVFDSVLGERPNQLGMLREDVTSDDRALIDIASLHGTITEQGIRNNIEVGIRYIESWLRGNGAVAIHNLMEDAATAEISRSQLWQWIYARAITDHGEIVSHEWVEELLDEEFARLERFDGDRFEDARDIFEEVTLATEFPSFLTLPAYARYLTEAREKATVEELAAA, from the coding sequence ATGAACAGCTTCACCGATAACTTCACGATCAATGGCATAACCCTCACCGCGCAGCCGATTTGCCGGCAGGATGAAGTGCTCACGCCGGATGCCCTGTCCTTTATCGCCAAGCTGCACCGGGCCACTGCCGAGCGGCGTCAGGAGCTGCTCCAGGCACGGCGGGCACGGCGCGCCGACATCGCGGCGGGCGCCGATCCCCGGTTCCTCCGGGAGACCGAGCACATCCGCAACGATCCGTCGTGGCGGGTTGCTCCCCCCGCACCCGGCTTGGAGGACCGCCGCGTGGAAATCACCGGGCCGGTCGACAAGAAGATGACCATCAACGCCCTGAACTCGGGCGCCAAGGTGTGGCTCGCTGACATGGAGGACTCCTCCACCCCCACATGGCGCAACGTCATCAAGGGCCAGCTGAACCTGACGGATGCCCTGGAGCGCCGGATCGATTTCACCAGTGAAGAGGGGAAGGAATACAAGCTCCGCCCGGCCGGCGACCTGCCCACCATCGTGGTCCGTCCCCGCGGCTGGCACCTGCCGGAGAAGCACATGCTGATCGATGGCCAGCCAATTGCCGGTGGCATCGTGGACTTCGGCCTGTTCTTCTTCCACAACGCCCGCCGCCTGCTGGCCCAGGGCAAGGGCCCGTACTTCTACCTGCCCAAGATCGAGAACCACCTCGAAGCCCGGCTGTGGAACGACATCTTCATCCTGGCCCAGGACCTGCTCGGCATCCCGCAGGGCACCATCCGCGCCACGGTGCTGATCGAAACCATCACCGCCGCATTCGAGATGGAGGAGATCCTCTACGAACTGCGCGACCATGCCGCGGGCCTGAACGCGGGCCGCTGGGACTACATCTTCTCCATCATCAAGAATTTCCGCACCCGCGGCCCCCGCTTCGTGATGCCGGACCGCAGCCAGGTGACCATGACCGCCCCCTTCATGCGCGCCTACACCGAACAGCTGGTCCGCGCCTGCCACAAGCGCGGCGCCATGGCCATCGGCGGCATGGCCGCGGCCGTACCCAATCGCAAGGACCCCGAAGCCAACGCCAACGCGCTCGAGAAGGTCCGCGCCGACAAGACCCGCGAGGCCAACGACGGCTTCGACGGCTCCTGGGTTGCCCACCCGGACCTGGTGCCCATCTGCCGCGAGGTGTTCGACAGCGTCCTCGGCGAACGGCCCAACCAGCTCGGCATGCTCCGCGAGGACGTCACCTCTGACGACCGCGCCCTCATCGATATCGCCTCCCTGCACGGCACCATCACCGAACAGGGCATCCGGAACAACATCGAAGTGGGCATCCGCTACATCGAGTCCTGGCTGCGCGGCAACGGTGCGGTGGCCATCCACAACCTCATGGAGGACGCCGCCACCGCCGAAATCTCCCGCTCCCAGCTGTGGCAGTGGATCTACGCCCGGGCCATCACCGACCACGGCGAGATCGTCAGCCACGAGTGGGTGGAGGAGCTCCTGGACGAGGAGTTCGCCAGGCTGGAACGCTTCGACGGCGATCGGTTCGAGGATGCCCGCGACATCTTCGAAGAGGTCACCCTGGCCACCGAGTTCCCGTCCTTCCTTACCCTCCCCGCCTACGCCCGCTACCTGACCGAGGCCCGCGAGAAGGCAACCGTTGAGGAGCTGGCTGCGGCCTGA
- the aceA gene encoding isocitrate lyase, whose product MTAAFEPTQQPSSQDTTQQAAALELEWAANPRWEGVTRDYSASDVVRLRGRVSEEHTLARRGSEKLWKQLTEEHKTGGYTNALGALTGNQAVQQVKAGLRAIYLSGWQVAADANNSGHTYPDQSLYPANSVPTVVRRINNALLRADQIEFSEGIQSVEDWLVPIVADAEAGFGGPLNAYELMKSMIQAGASGVHWEDQLASEKKCGHLGGKVLIPTQQHVRTLNAARLAADVAGTPTVVIARTDAEAATLITSDVDERDQEFITGERTAEGFYKVRNGIEPCIARAKAYAPYSDLIWMETGTPDLELARKFAESVKAEFPDQMLSYNCSPSFNWRKHLDDDTIAKFQRELGAMGFTFQFITLAGFHALNYSMFDLAHGYAREGMSAYVELQEKEFASESRGYTATKHQREVGTGYFDTISTALNPNASTLALVGSTEEGQFH is encoded by the coding sequence ATGACTGCAGCATTTGAGCCCACCCAGCAGCCGTCCAGCCAGGACACAACGCAGCAGGCCGCCGCCCTGGAGCTCGAGTGGGCCGCCAACCCCCGCTGGGAAGGTGTGACCCGGGACTACTCAGCCTCCGACGTCGTCCGCCTCCGCGGCCGCGTCTCCGAGGAGCACACCCTGGCCCGGCGGGGCTCCGAGAAGCTGTGGAAGCAGCTCACCGAGGAGCACAAAACCGGCGGCTACACCAACGCCCTTGGCGCCCTCACCGGCAACCAGGCCGTGCAGCAGGTCAAGGCCGGGCTGCGCGCCATCTACCTCTCCGGCTGGCAGGTAGCAGCCGACGCCAATAACTCAGGCCACACCTACCCGGACCAGTCCCTCTACCCGGCCAACTCGGTCCCCACGGTTGTCCGCCGCATCAACAACGCCCTGCTCCGCGCAGACCAGATCGAATTCTCCGAAGGCATCCAGTCTGTTGAGGACTGGCTGGTCCCCATCGTTGCCGACGCCGAAGCCGGCTTCGGCGGCCCGCTCAACGCCTACGAGCTCATGAAGTCCATGATCCAGGCCGGCGCATCCGGCGTTCACTGGGAAGACCAGCTCGCATCCGAAAAGAAGTGCGGCCACCTGGGCGGCAAGGTCCTCATCCCCACCCAGCAGCACGTCCGCACCCTGAACGCCGCCCGCCTGGCAGCCGACGTCGCCGGCACCCCCACAGTCGTCATCGCCCGCACCGACGCCGAGGCCGCCACCCTGATTACCTCCGACGTCGACGAGCGCGACCAGGAATTCATCACCGGCGAGCGCACAGCCGAGGGCTTCTACAAGGTCCGCAACGGTATCGAACCCTGCATCGCCCGCGCCAAGGCCTACGCCCCGTACTCCGACCTCATCTGGATGGAGACGGGCACCCCTGACCTGGAACTGGCCCGCAAGTTCGCCGAATCCGTCAAGGCCGAGTTCCCGGACCAGATGCTCTCCTACAACTGCTCGCCGTCCTTCAACTGGCGCAAGCACCTGGACGACGACACCATCGCCAAGTTCCAGCGGGAACTCGGCGCCATGGGCTTCACGTTCCAGTTCATCACCCTGGCCGGTTTCCACGCCCTGAACTACTCGATGTTCGACCTCGCCCACGGCTACGCCCGTGAAGGCATGAGCGCCTACGTCGAACTCCAGGAAAAGGAATTCGCCTCCGAGTCCCGCGGCTACACCGCAACCAAGCACCAGCGCGAAGTCGGCACCGGCTACTTCGACACCATCTCCACGGCGCTCAACCCGAACGCGTCGACCCTCGCCCTCGTGGGATCCACCGAAGAGGGCCAGTTCCACTAA
- a CDS encoding helix-turn-helix transcriptional regulator has translation MHFFTYSSEMSPSSWNRDVSQPQSTAAAELDVIALGRRVRHLRKQAGLTLDDLSAAVGTAPSQLSLIENGKREPKLTLLQHLAGALNVTIDQLLGAEPPSRRAALEIELERYQRGPLYESLDLPKIRISSRLPLDVLEAQVGLLHELERKMNEQVATPEEARRANGELRAMMRERGNYFPEYEAEAQKVLKEVGYTSGPLSQHVIADIAEHLGFTLHHVGDLPHSTRSVTDLKNRKIYLTQSQRQDHDPRSVLLQALGHYVLGHETPKNYGDFLAQRVATNYFAAALLLPEQATVDFLQKAKAAKEIAVEDIRDAFAVSYETAAHRFTNLATKHLGLTTHFQKTHQSGIIYKAYENDGVNFPQDHTGAIEGQPSCKAWTSRAVFDVPDKFSAYSQYTDTPSGTYWCTARTERSASGEFSLSIGVPYQHVKWFRGRETTARATSNCPDPTCCKRPPAELAIQWAGNAWPSARAHSHLLAAMPPGAFPGVDETEVYSFLQAHSGS, from the coding sequence ATGCACTTCTTCACGTATTCTTCAGAAATGTCGCCTTCAAGCTGGAACAGGGACGTTTCCCAGCCACAGTCCACCGCCGCAGCGGAACTGGATGTCATCGCGCTGGGCCGCCGGGTCCGCCATTTGCGCAAACAAGCCGGGCTCACGCTCGATGACCTGAGCGCCGCCGTCGGCACCGCGCCCAGCCAGCTAAGCCTGATTGAAAACGGCAAGCGTGAGCCCAAACTGACCCTCCTCCAGCACCTCGCGGGGGCGCTCAATGTGACCATCGACCAGCTGCTCGGAGCCGAGCCTCCCAGCCGCCGGGCAGCCCTGGAAATCGAGCTGGAACGGTACCAGCGGGGGCCGCTGTACGAATCGCTGGACCTGCCCAAAATCCGCATCAGTTCGCGGCTTCCGCTGGATGTGCTGGAGGCCCAGGTGGGGCTGCTGCATGAGCTGGAACGGAAGATGAACGAGCAAGTGGCCACCCCTGAGGAGGCCCGCCGCGCCAACGGTGAACTGCGGGCCATGATGCGGGAGCGCGGCAACTACTTCCCGGAGTACGAGGCCGAGGCGCAGAAGGTCCTCAAAGAGGTGGGCTACACCTCAGGTCCGCTGAGCCAGCACGTCATCGCGGACATCGCCGAGCACCTCGGTTTCACCCTCCACCACGTGGGGGATTTACCGCATTCCACCCGCTCCGTGACGGATTTGAAGAACCGCAAAATTTACCTGACGCAGAGCCAGCGGCAGGACCATGACCCCCGCTCGGTGCTGCTGCAAGCCTTGGGCCACTACGTTCTGGGCCATGAGACACCCAAAAACTACGGCGACTTCCTGGCCCAGCGGGTGGCCACCAATTATTTCGCCGCCGCCCTGCTCCTGCCCGAACAGGCAACCGTGGATTTTTTGCAGAAAGCCAAAGCGGCCAAGGAAATAGCCGTTGAGGACATCCGGGATGCGTTCGCCGTTTCCTACGAGACCGCAGCACACCGCTTCACCAACCTGGCCACGAAGCATCTGGGCCTCACCACGCATTTCCAGAAGACACACCAGAGCGGGATCATCTACAAGGCGTATGAGAACGACGGCGTGAACTTCCCCCAGGACCACACCGGCGCCATCGAGGGGCAACCGTCGTGCAAGGCCTGGACCTCCCGCGCCGTGTTCGACGTGCCGGACAAGTTCAGTGCGTACAGCCAGTACACCGATACGCCGTCCGGCACGTACTGGTGCACGGCACGGACAGAGCGGTCCGCCAGCGGAGAGTTTTCCCTGAGCATCGGGGTGCCGTACCAGCATGTGAAGTGGTTCCGGGGCCGGGAGACCACTGCCCGGGCAACGTCCAACTGCCCGGACCCCACCTGCTGCAAGCGGCCGCCGGCCGAGCTGGCCATACAGTGGGCCGGCAACGCCTGGCCGTCAGCCCGGGCCCACTCCCACCTGCTCGCCGCGATGCCGCCCGGCGCCTTCCCCGGCGTGGACGAGACCGAGGTGTACAGCTTCCTGCAGGCCCACTCGGGGAGTTAG
- a CDS encoding TAXI family TRAP transporter solute-binding subunit — protein MREPLARGCPDPLPARRSVLKSAFAVGLAAFLPPALSACTGGDRPEDLVVAGGEPGGFYLEFSTLLAAALERHGVAAHARAVATGGSLDNIAELRDGRAAFAVALADAAGQAGRDTAEIAAIGKVYENYVHCVVRKDSGIRDISGLAGRRVAVGQPGSGTSLTTPRLLEAAGLGTSTDGVAPAAGTAAVENLGLNDGIAALKAGTVDALFWSGGVPTAAIAAAQQEVALGLVDLSGLLPELRRRYGGMYDRVLIPEGSYPGISAVWTVGAPNLLLCRRDLDNATVERTVQLLVHNAGELIPQSTLGVQFLSAESLINTAGVPLHPAAADAYRALHG, from the coding sequence ATGCGTGAACCACTTGCCCGGGGCTGTCCTGACCCCCTGCCGGCGCGACGGTCCGTGCTGAAGTCAGCCTTCGCCGTCGGACTCGCAGCGTTCCTGCCGCCTGCCCTCAGCGCCTGCACCGGCGGGGACCGGCCAGAGGATCTCGTGGTGGCCGGCGGCGAACCGGGCGGGTTCTACCTGGAGTTCTCAACGCTGCTGGCCGCCGCGCTTGAGCGGCACGGCGTCGCCGCGCACGCCCGGGCTGTTGCAACGGGCGGAAGCCTGGACAACATTGCAGAACTGCGGGACGGGCGGGCCGCTTTTGCCGTAGCCCTGGCCGACGCTGCCGGCCAGGCGGGCAGGGACACAGCGGAGATCGCCGCCATCGGGAAGGTGTACGAAAATTACGTCCACTGCGTGGTCCGGAAGGACAGCGGCATCCGCGATATTTCCGGACTGGCAGGGCGCAGGGTTGCCGTGGGCCAGCCGGGATCGGGCACTTCGCTCACCACTCCCCGGCTGCTGGAAGCGGCCGGGCTGGGCACCTCAACGGACGGTGTGGCGCCCGCTGCCGGAACTGCCGCCGTCGAAAATCTCGGCCTCAACGATGGGATCGCCGCCCTCAAAGCGGGCACCGTGGATGCCCTGTTCTGGTCCGGCGGGGTGCCCACGGCTGCCATCGCCGCCGCCCAGCAGGAAGTGGCACTGGGGCTCGTGGACCTGTCGGGCCTGCTGCCGGAACTGCGCCGGCGATATGGCGGCATGTACGACCGCGTCCTCATTCCGGAAGGCAGCTACCCCGGAATTTCGGCAGTGTGGACGGTGGGCGCACCCAATCTGCTCCTGTGCCGCCGTGACCTGGACAACGCCACCGTGGAGCGGACCGTCCAGTTGCTGGTGCACAATGCCGGCGAGCTGATTCCGCAGTCCACCCTGGGCGTGCAGTTCCTCAGCGCTGAGAGCCTCATCAACACCGCAGGCGTCCCCCTGCACCCCGCCGCCGCGGACGCGTACCGTGCCCTCCACGGCTAA
- a CDS encoding sensor histidine kinase has translation MRLRVLGVLSVLCLVVVFLISGTILTSASRELTQELQINRAASLNRLAQVAFDAANDGDTVRLQREMDTYSGLYGEGIVVRVQASTLASGGLSPERPDVQNSLSLARLNVSGTSLKPLEPFSSGSQVIFRPFGSASQVLGAVVLDVHADTAQQKLRERWLGVGVAALALATILLVGAARVTGWVLRPVLRLDSAVHELERTGRMERLPEDGPPELRELSRSFTAMARTVSASMAAQRQLIADTSHQLRNPVGALRLRLDLLQLELKTAREHDAAERAVAELDRVEEILDGVLKLAAAEHRASEGYLRAAGGSGDHPPAQPVDPYPVLQGEIERAAPLAEQAGCRLVLAEPPQSPALAACHPAELAQMAGELLNNAIKYAPGATVAAAVRLEQDVVVVEISDDGPGLSASERASAATRFWRSPRHSAVPGTGLGMTIVGELAAANGGRLVLAEASPHGLLARIEFPVAASDPVLPDKGGANA, from the coding sequence ATGAGGCTGCGGGTCCTGGGCGTCCTCAGCGTCCTCTGCCTGGTAGTGGTGTTCCTGATCTCGGGCACCATCCTCACGTCCGCATCCCGTGAGCTGACCCAGGAACTGCAGATCAACCGGGCGGCCTCGCTGAACCGGCTGGCCCAGGTGGCCTTCGATGCCGCGAACGACGGCGACACCGTGCGCCTGCAGCGGGAAATGGACACGTACTCGGGGCTGTACGGCGAGGGAATAGTGGTGCGGGTGCAGGCGTCCACCCTGGCCTCCGGGGGCCTGTCCCCCGAACGGCCGGATGTGCAGAATTCCTTGTCCCTGGCCCGACTGAACGTGAGCGGCACATCGCTGAAGCCGCTGGAGCCGTTCAGTTCGGGCTCCCAGGTCATTTTCCGCCCCTTCGGCAGCGCCAGCCAGGTCCTGGGTGCAGTGGTCCTGGACGTCCATGCGGACACGGCACAGCAGAAACTCCGTGAGCGCTGGCTTGGGGTGGGCGTGGCCGCGCTCGCGCTGGCCACCATACTCCTGGTGGGGGCGGCACGGGTCACCGGCTGGGTCCTGCGGCCCGTCCTCCGCCTGGATTCGGCGGTGCATGAGCTGGAGCGGACCGGGCGCATGGAACGGCTCCCGGAGGACGGCCCACCTGAGCTGCGGGAACTGAGCCGGTCCTTCACGGCCATGGCCAGGACCGTCAGCGCCAGCATGGCGGCGCAGCGGCAGCTGATCGCGGACACCTCGCACCAGCTGCGGAATCCGGTGGGAGCCCTCCGGCTGCGGCTTGACCTGCTGCAGCTCGAGCTGAAGACGGCCCGCGAACACGACGCGGCCGAGCGGGCCGTGGCGGAGCTGGACCGCGTGGAGGAGATCCTGGACGGGGTGCTGAAGCTGGCCGCAGCGGAGCACCGGGCATCCGAAGGCTACCTGCGGGCTGCCGGTGGTTCCGGAGACCATCCCCCTGCCCAGCCGGTGGATCCTTACCCGGTACTTCAGGGGGAGATCGAGCGTGCAGCGCCGCTGGCGGAACAGGCGGGGTGCCGGCTGGTCCTCGCCGAGCCTCCGCAGTCGCCGGCGCTGGCTGCCTGCCACCCGGCCGAGCTGGCCCAGATGGCGGGCGAACTCCTCAACAACGCCATCAAGTACGCCCCAGGTGCCACGGTGGCGGCGGCAGTCCGGCTGGAGCAGGATGTGGTGGTTGTGGAGATTTCCGACGACGGTCCCGGGCTTTCCGCTTCAGAGCGCGCCTCGGCTGCCACCAGGTTTTGGCGGTCCCCGCGGCATTCCGCGGTTCCGGGGACGGGGCTGGGCATGACAATCGTGGGCGAGCTTGCCGCGGCCAACGGTGGCCGGCTGGTGCTCGCCGAGGCCTCTCCGCATGGGTTATTGGCCCGGATTGAGTTCCCCGTCGCAGCTTCTGACCCGGTGCTTCCGGATAAGGGCGGCGCCAATGCGTGA
- a CDS encoding response regulator transcription factor: MDVLIVEDDDAMAGALTAAVESAGHHPQRLSRGADALLSHRNFQVILLDLGLPDMDGLEVLRKLRQVTNVPILILTARDDERSVVLGLRSGADDYLVKPVKLVELLARIEAVTRRAGRTGSVPQEDTIVLDDVAIDLNRRTAFKAGLPIPLTATEFELLALLARHAGSVVTREQILDALWGDAFLASSRSLDVHLTGLRAKLQKPGFIINVRGVGYRVEAAGA, from the coding sequence ATGGATGTGCTGATCGTCGAGGACGACGACGCCATGGCCGGCGCCCTTACCGCTGCCGTCGAAAGCGCCGGGCACCACCCGCAGCGGCTCTCCCGCGGCGCGGACGCGCTGCTGTCCCACCGGAACTTCCAGGTGATCCTCCTGGATCTTGGCCTGCCGGACATGGACGGGCTGGAGGTCCTGCGCAAACTCCGCCAGGTTACCAACGTCCCCATCCTCATCCTGACCGCCCGCGACGACGAACGCAGCGTGGTGCTCGGGCTCCGTTCCGGCGCGGACGACTACCTGGTCAAGCCGGTCAAACTGGTTGAACTGCTGGCCCGGATCGAGGCGGTGACGCGGCGGGCCGGGCGTACGGGCAGCGTGCCGCAGGAAGACACCATCGTGCTGGACGACGTCGCCATCGACCTGAACCGGCGCACGGCGTTTAAAGCCGGCCTCCCCATCCCGCTGACGGCCACGGAGTTCGAACTCCTGGCCCTGCTGGCGCGCCACGCAGGCTCGGTGGTCACCCGCGAACAGATCCTGGACGCGCTGTGGGGCGACGCCTTCCTGGCCTCATCCCGCTCGCTGGACGTCCACCTCACCGGGCTGCGGGCAAAACTGCAGAAGCCGGGATTCATTATCAACGTCCGCGGCGTGGGCTACCGGGTGGAGGCGGCCGGCGCATGA
- a CDS encoding MFS transporter: MSTQQTAPLSEAAQTRRAVGNILKGSAGNLVEWYDLYVYTVFAAYFQAHFFNSKDELQAGLEAMAVFSTSFLMRPIGAWFFGRYADRHGRKAALTLSVTLMSAGSFAIAVLPTQDVIGLWAMILLVIVRVIQGFSVGGEYGTSATYMSEAATSKRRGFFSSFQYVTLIGGQMLALLVLVILQNVMPKGDLGEWGWRIPFAIGGVAALVVLWLRRSMEETVSAEQINAAKTPAKSGQAQPGTLKLLFTGYWKPLLVCIGITLGGTVAFYTYTNFILKFMNDTSGIAKTDTSVINFWALFIFMLLQPVYGIISDKVGRKPLLLWFGITGVLFTWPLLSTLAGTKDPFTAFLLMMGGLLIVGGYTSINALVKAELFPASIRALGVGLGYAIANSLFGGTVPLIGAAFQKAEREDLFFTYVTVAIAISLLVYIFALKNKKATHLDDEQGHAWDQAPKGGGKDKDPLGV; the protein is encoded by the coding sequence ATGAGCACCCAACAAACCGCGCCCTTATCGGAGGCCGCCCAGACCCGGCGGGCCGTGGGCAACATCCTGAAGGGTTCCGCGGGCAACCTTGTGGAATGGTACGACCTCTACGTCTACACGGTCTTCGCCGCCTACTTCCAGGCCCACTTCTTCAACTCCAAGGATGAACTCCAGGCGGGCCTCGAAGCGATGGCCGTCTTCTCGACGTCCTTCCTCATGCGGCCCATCGGTGCCTGGTTCTTCGGCCGGTACGCCGACCGCCACGGCCGGAAGGCTGCGCTGACGCTCAGTGTCACCCTGATGTCCGCCGGTTCCTTCGCCATCGCGGTGTTGCCCACCCAGGACGTCATTGGGCTGTGGGCCATGATCCTGCTGGTCATCGTCCGCGTGATCCAGGGCTTCTCCGTGGGTGGCGAATACGGCACCAGCGCCACTTACATGTCCGAGGCCGCCACCAGCAAGCGCCGCGGGTTCTTCTCCAGCTTCCAGTACGTGACACTGATCGGCGGCCAGATGCTGGCCCTGCTGGTCCTGGTGATCCTGCAGAACGTCATGCCCAAGGGCGACCTGGGCGAGTGGGGCTGGCGCATTCCGTTCGCGATCGGCGGCGTGGCCGCACTGGTGGTGCTGTGGCTGCGGCGCTCCATGGAAGAGACCGTTTCCGCTGAACAGATCAACGCCGCGAAAACCCCCGCGAAGTCCGGCCAGGCACAGCCCGGCACACTCAAGCTGCTCTTCACCGGCTACTGGAAGCCGCTGCTGGTGTGCATCGGCATCACCCTGGGCGGCACCGTGGCTTTCTACACCTACACCAACTTCATCCTGAAGTTCATGAACGATACCTCCGGCATCGCCAAGACCGACACCTCCGTGATCAACTTCTGGGCCCTGTTTATCTTCATGCTGCTGCAGCCTGTCTACGGCATCATTTCGGACAAGGTGGGCCGCAAGCCCCTGCTGCTCTGGTTCGGCATTACCGGCGTGCTGTTCACCTGGCCGCTGCTGTCCACCCTGGCCGGCACCAAGGACCCGTTCACCGCGTTCCTGCTGATGATGGGCGGCCTGCTGATCGTGGGTGGCTACACCTCCATCAATGCCCTGGTGAAGGCAGAACTGTTCCCCGCCTCCATCCGAGCCCTGGGCGTGGGCCTGGGCTACGCGATCGCAAACTCGCTCTTCGGCGGCACTGTTCCGCTGATTGGCGCCGCATTCCAGAAGGCGGAGCGCGAGGACCTCTTCTTCACCTACGTCACCGTGGCGATCGCCATCTCGCTGCTGGTCTACATCTTCGCCTTGAAGAACAAGAAGGCCACGCACCTCGACGACGAGCAGGGGCACGCCTGGGACCAGGCGCCCAAGGGCGGCGGCAAGGACAAGGATCCCCTGGGCGTTTAG
- a CDS encoding pyruvate dehydrogenase — protein sequence MAKELATQLIEQLQAAGVQRIYGIVGDSLNPIVDAVRQTGGSAKGGIDWIHVRHEEAAAFAAAAEAQLTGRLAVCAGSCGPGNLHLINGLYDANRSGAPVLAIASHIPSKQIGTDFFQETHPDRLFNQCSVYSELVSTAEQAPRVMHSAIQHALGLGGVAVVTLPGDIAGLEAVGSTPAPATFRPAALVPDPVSVQALADAINDAGKVAIFAGAGVEGAHSELMALAELAKAPVGHSLRGKDFVQYDNPFDIGMTGLLGYGAAAEGIEDADLLILLGTDFPYDQFLPDTRTAQVDRAAQRLGRRTDVDIAVHGDILPTLRALLPLVKAKKSRRFLDQMLKKHDRLMNKAVGAYTRKVEKKQPIHPEYAASLLDQVAAEDAIFTADTGMCNVWTARYINPLGTRRLIGSFLHGSMANALPHAIGAQLAYPGRQVISVSGDGGLSMLLGELITAAAYKLPVNVVVFNNSTLGMVKLEMLVDGLPDFGVDVPDANYAQVAKALGFHAVRVTDPSQIEAAYREAFAHPGPSLVELITDPNALSIPPKISGSQVIGFATAMSKVVLNRGAGEAVSMARSNLRNIPRR from the coding sequence ATGGCCAAGGAACTTGCCACCCAGCTCATCGAACAACTCCAGGCTGCCGGCGTGCAGCGGATCTATGGAATCGTGGGTGACAGCCTCAACCCGATCGTGGACGCCGTCCGCCAAACGGGAGGCTCCGCGAAGGGCGGCATCGACTGGATCCACGTCCGCCATGAGGAAGCCGCCGCGTTCGCCGCAGCGGCCGAAGCGCAGCTCACTGGCAGGCTCGCCGTATGCGCCGGATCCTGCGGGCCCGGCAACTTGCACCTGATCAACGGCCTCTACGACGCCAACCGCTCCGGGGCGCCCGTGCTGGCCATCGCCTCGCACATCCCCAGCAAGCAGATCGGCACGGACTTCTTCCAGGAAACCCACCCGGACCGGCTCTTCAACCAGTGCTCCGTGTACTCCGAACTGGTCAGCACCGCCGAGCAGGCGCCGCGTGTGATGCACAGCGCCATCCAGCACGCGCTGGGACTCGGGGGAGTCGCCGTCGTGACGCTGCCCGGCGACATCGCCGGCCTGGAGGCTGTAGGTTCCACCCCCGCGCCGGCCACCTTCCGGCCGGCCGCCCTGGTGCCGGATCCCGTCAGCGTGCAGGCGCTCGCCGACGCGATCAACGACGCCGGCAAGGTTGCCATCTTTGCCGGCGCCGGCGTCGAGGGGGCACACAGTGAGCTCATGGCGCTCGCCGAGCTCGCCAAGGCGCCGGTGGGGCACTCGCTGCGCGGCAAGGACTTCGTCCAGTACGACAACCCGTTCGATATCGGCATGACCGGCCTCCTTGGCTACGGGGCCGCGGCGGAGGGCATCGAGGACGCAGACCTGCTGATCCTCCTGGGCACGGACTTCCCATACGACCAGTTCCTGCCGGACACCCGCACCGCCCAGGTGGACCGCGCGGCCCAGCGCCTGGGCCGGCGGACCGACGTTGACATCGCTGTCCACGGCGACATCCTGCCCACGCTTCGTGCGCTGCTGCCGCTGGTGAAAGCCAAAAAGAGCCGCCGGTTCCTGGACCAGATGCTGAAAAAGCACGACCGGCTCATGAACAAGGCCGTGGGCGCCTATACGCGCAAGGTGGAGAAGAAGCAGCCCATCCATCCCGAGTACGCGGCGTCGCTGCTGGACCAGGTGGCCGCCGAGGACGCCATCTTCACTGCGGATACCGGCATGTGCAACGTCTGGACCGCGCGCTACATCAACCCGCTGGGCACGCGCCGGCTGATCGGGTCCTTCCTGCACGGCTCCATGGCCAACGCCCTCCCGCACGCCATCGGCGCGCAGCTGGCGTATCCGGGCCGCCAGGTCATCTCGGTTTCCGGCGACGGTGGGCTCTCCATGCTGCTGGGCGAACTCATCACTGCCGCCGCATACAAGCTGCCGGTCAATGTGGTCGTCTTCAACAACTCCACCTTGGGCATGGTGAAGCTGGAAATGCTGGTGGACGGGCTGCCGGATTTCGGCGTGGACGTGCCGGACGCCAACTACGCCCAGGTGGCCAAGGCCCTGGGCTTCCACGCCGTGCGGGTCACCGATCCAAGCCAGATCGAGGCGGCCTACCGGGAGGCGTTTGCGCACCCGGGCCCGTCACTCGTGGAACTCATCACCGACCCCAACGCACTGTCCATCCCGCCCAAGATCTCCGGATCGCAGGTGATCGGCTTTGCCACCGCCATGTCCAAGGTGGTCCTCAACCGCGGCGCAGGCGAGGCCGTCAGCATGGCCCGCAGCAACCTGCGGAACATTCCGCGGAGGTAA